One genomic window of Flavobacteriales bacterium includes the following:
- the lpxD gene encoding UDP-3-O-(3-hydroxymyristoyl)glucosamine N-acyltransferase, protein MILTAGVIAELIGGSVDGDPHVQVSTVSPIESGFEGSLSFLANPKYSEFIVTTKASVVIVKNDFEAQFDIKPTLIRVADPYTCFALLLQKYDEMNRPKPGIHAAAIISESAIIGKNVTISAGAVIEDAAVVGDNTIIGALVVLEKNAKIGKGCKLHAGSKVLHDCVLGDNCTLHAGVTIGSDGFGFAPSDAAYSKIPQVGNVVLEDDVEIGSNSTIDRATMGSTIIRKGVKLDNLIQIAHNVEIGEHTVIAAQTGVAGSTKIGKRCMIGGQVGIIGHLKIGDNVKIAAQSGVGNNLPDNAVVQGSPAFEVGNYRRSYVSFRRLPETLKAIETKLKNL, encoded by the coding sequence ATGATTTTGACCGCTGGTGTTATTGCTGAGCTTATTGGAGGCAGCGTTGATGGCGACCCACATGTACAAGTAAGTACAGTGAGTCCTATTGAGAGCGGTTTTGAAGGTTCCCTGTCGTTTTTGGCTAATCCCAAATACAGCGAATTCATCGTTACAACCAAAGCTTCGGTGGTCATTGTAAAGAATGATTTTGAGGCGCAGTTTGATATTAAGCCAACGTTAATCCGCGTGGCCGATCCTTACACCTGTTTTGCCTTGCTGTTGCAGAAGTATGATGAGATGAATCGGCCAAAACCTGGAATTCATGCTGCAGCCATTATTTCAGAATCAGCCATCATCGGTAAGAATGTGACCATTTCTGCTGGGGCAGTAATAGAAGATGCTGCCGTTGTTGGCGATAACACTATAATCGGTGCGCTGGTCGTTCTTGAAAAGAATGCCAAGATCGGAAAAGGATGCAAGTTGCATGCTGGTTCAAAAGTGCTTCACGATTGTGTTTTAGGAGATAATTGTACGCTTCATGCGGGAGTGACCATCGGAAGCGATGGTTTCGGTTTTGCGCCTTCTGATGCAGCTTACAGTAAAATCCCGCAGGTTGGGAATGTGGTATTGGAAGATGATGTAGAGATCGGTTCCAATTCAACCATCGACCGTGCTACTATGGGTTCAACCATCATCCGTAAAGGAGTGAAGTTGGATAACCTGATTCAGATAGCACATAACGTAGAAATTGGAGAGCACACAGTGATTGCCGCGCAAACGGGAGTTGCGGGTTCAACCAAGATCGGAAAACGCTGCATGATCGGTGGTCAAGTAGGAATTATCGGTCATTTGAAGATCGGTGATAACGTCAAGATTGCTGCACAAAGCGGAGTTGGGAATAACCTTCCAGACAATGCTGTCGTTCAGGGTTCGCCTGCATTTGAGGTAGGCAACTATCGCAGGTCGTACGTGTCTTTCAGACGCTTGCCCGAAACGCTGAAAGCCATTGAAACGAAGTTGAAAAATCTGTAG
- a CDS encoding bifunctional UDP-3-O-[3-hydroxymyristoyl] N-acetylglucosamine deacetylase/3-hydroxyacyl-ACP dehydratase, producing the protein MSLKHKTITSACTVSGVGLHTGANVNLTFKPSEIGEILFVRTDLDNAEIKAISAHIVSTARGTTIGVGSATVSTIEHVMAALSAVGISSVTIEIDGPECPILDGSSIELFSKLKNAGIKELEADRDVLNFDTNIEFKDEETGAEYLIIPSDRPRFTVMIDYNSKVLPPQHAVLNDMADFEAEIAPNRTFCFLHELELLLEHNLIKGGGLDNAVVFVEHPMDDEKQVKLAQQFNQPDIRASRTGTLNNTELRFPNEPARHKLLDLIGDLLLVNVRINGHIIATKPGHGSNSRFGKFLTGLVKENRKPKAPKIDLNAEPLLDINGIMAKLPHRPPFLFIDKIYELSETHVVGVKNVTMNEYFFEGHFPGAPVMPGVLQIEAMAQVGGILVLNTVPDPENYLTYFLKIDGVKFRKMVFPGDTIVFKLDLLSPIRRGLCHMKGIAYVGNDPVMEAEMMAQIVKRTH; encoded by the coding sequence ATGAGTTTGAAGCACAAGACCATAACTTCTGCATGCACCGTTAGCGGTGTGGGTCTGCATACCGGAGCTAATGTCAATTTGACTTTCAAACCATCTGAAATAGGCGAAATCCTTTTCGTAAGAACGGACCTCGATAACGCTGAAATAAAAGCCATTTCGGCACATATCGTTAGCACGGCCAGAGGAACAACCATCGGTGTTGGATCTGCAACCGTAAGTACGATTGAACATGTAATGGCAGCTTTATCTGCCGTTGGCATCAGCAGCGTTACGATTGAGATTGATGGGCCAGAATGTCCGATCTTGGACGGAAGTTCCATCGAGCTTTTCTCTAAACTGAAGAACGCTGGTATCAAGGAATTAGAAGCGGATCGCGATGTGTTGAATTTCGATACGAATATTGAATTCAAAGACGAAGAGACAGGAGCAGAGTACTTGATCATTCCATCCGATCGGCCACGGTTTACCGTAATGATCGATTACAACAGCAAGGTTTTGCCACCTCAACATGCCGTGCTAAATGATATGGCCGATTTTGAAGCAGAGATTGCACCGAATAGAACCTTCTGTTTCTTGCATGAACTCGAATTGCTGCTAGAGCACAACCTCATAAAAGGTGGCGGATTAGACAACGCTGTTGTTTTTGTAGAACATCCTATGGATGATGAGAAGCAAGTGAAATTGGCGCAGCAATTCAATCAACCGGACATTCGTGCTTCGCGAACGGGCACCTTGAACAATACGGAACTTCGTTTCCCGAATGAGCCGGCACGCCACAAACTGCTCGACCTTATTGGTGATCTGCTGTTGGTGAATGTTCGCATCAACGGACACATCATTGCCACCAAACCCGGTCACGGTAGCAATTCCCGCTTTGGGAAGTTCCTTACGGGATTGGTGAAGGAAAACCGCAAACCGAAAGCACCGAAGATTGATCTCAATGCCGAGCCGTTGCTCGATATCAATGGAATCATGGCCAAATTGCCGCATCGGCCACCGTTCCTTTTCATAGATAAGATCTATGAGCTGAGCGAAACGCATGTGGTAGGAGTGAAGAACGTCACCATGAATGAGTACTTCTTTGAAGGACACTTTCCTGGAGCTCCTGTGATGCCAGGCGTGTTGCAAATAGAAGCCATGGCACAAGTTGGAGGAATTCTGGTACTGAATACCGTTCCAGACCCTGAAAACTATTTAACGTATTTCCTTAAAATTGATGGTGTTAAGTTCAGGAAGATGGTTTTCCCTGGAGATACCATCGTATTCAAATTAGACCTATTAAGCCCAATTCGTAGAGGACTGTGTCATATGAAGGGGATTGCCTATGTGGGCAACGACCCAGTGATGGAAGCTGAAATGATGGCACAGATCGTAAAAAGAACGCATTAA
- a CDS encoding MarR family transcriptional regulator gives MTLISEVYISTLSALMKPHGLERYFVAVMYLNEHSGSITQTELGQVLRRDKVFTMRLVDALSALGFVERKQDSNDRRCHLVELTTKGKALIPLIEEAVAQTNELMFKDFSAEEKECFERGMTHMMKLLDTQPKPSFKVTASEKDDD, from the coding sequence ATGACGCTCATTTCGGAGGTGTACATCAGTACACTTTCGGCTTTGATGAAGCCGCACGGACTGGAACGTTATTTCGTGGCGGTGATGTACCTCAACGAGCACAGCGGAAGCATTACGCAGACGGAATTGGGTCAGGTGCTGAGGCGCGATAAGGTCTTTACCATGCGCTTGGTAGATGCACTTAGCGCCCTAGGATTTGTAGAACGTAAGCAAGATAGCAACGATAGAAGATGCCATTTGGTGGAGTTGACCACTAAAGGCAAAGCACTTATTCCGTTGATTGAAGAAGCGGTGGCGCAGACCAACGAACTGATGTTCAAAGACTTTTCTGCCGAGGAAAAAGAATGCTTTGAGCGTGGCATGACCCACATGATGAAATTGCTGGATACCCAGCCGAAACCAAGTTTTAAAGTGACTGCAAGTGAAAAAGATGATGACTAA
- a CDS encoding ATP-binding cassette domain-containing protein — MSSLQISLQNVGKRYNHEWIFRGVNHTFKQNEHTVILGPNGSGKSTLLQVILGSTVASEGELLFTVDGKGFKVEESLGLFSLATPYLELVEEFTLIEMLEFHQKMKPFKKGLTIDAIIDKLYLTDSKTKAIKYYSSGMKQRVKLGLALLSDTPFVLLDEPTSNLDAKAIEWYKQLVEENKQDRIILVCSNDQKDEFSFCGKQVDIADYK, encoded by the coding sequence ATGTCTTCGCTGCAGATTTCTTTACAGAACGTAGGGAAACGCTACAACCACGAGTGGATCTTCAGAGGTGTAAATCACACCTTCAAACAGAATGAACATACGGTGATCCTTGGCCCGAATGGTTCAGGAAAGTCAACGCTTTTGCAAGTGATTCTGGGAAGTACCGTAGCTTCTGAAGGGGAACTTCTATTCACGGTAGATGGGAAGGGTTTCAAAGTAGAGGAGAGCCTCGGCCTGTTCTCATTGGCAACGCCTTACTTGGAGCTGGTCGAGGAATTCACCCTTATTGAAATGCTCGAATTCCATCAGAAGATGAAGCCGTTCAAAAAGGGTCTGACCATCGATGCCATCATCGATAAGCTCTACCTCACAGATTCCAAGACCAAGGCCATCAAGTATTACTCTTCCGGAATGAAGCAACGGGTAAAGCTCGGTCTTGCCTTGCTATCTGATACGCCTTTCGTTCTGCTGGATGAACCGACCTCCAACCTCGATGCGAAAGCCATCGAATGGTACAAGCAACTGGTGGAGGAAAACAAACAGGACCGGATCATCCTTGTCTGCTCTAACGACCAAAAGGATGAGTTCAGCTTTTGCGGGAAGCAGGTAGATATTGCTGATTACAAGTAG
- the msrB gene encoding peptide-methionine (R)-S-oxide reductase MsrB — translation MKSLFPLITVLFLSACTHAQTDIQKDVKSDSFYKEKLNEEQYYVTRQHGTERAFTGKYWDNKADGIYTCVCCGLELFDSRTKFKSGTGWPSYFSYIGNHVEQSTDTSFGMMRDEVHCARCNAHLGHVFDDGPDPTGLRYCINSASLGFQAK, via the coding sequence ATGAAATCGTTATTCCCCTTAATTACCGTCCTTTTTCTGAGTGCTTGCACACACGCACAGACTGACATTCAAAAAGACGTAAAATCAGATAGCTTTTACAAAGAGAAGCTGAACGAAGAACAGTATTACGTCACTCGCCAGCATGGTACCGAGCGTGCCTTTACCGGCAAGTATTGGGACAATAAGGCCGATGGCATTTACACCTGCGTATGCTGCGGATTGGAGCTCTTTGATTCGCGCACCAAGTTTAAAAGCGGCACAGGTTGGCCAAGCTATTTCAGCTACATAGGCAACCATGTAGAGCAATCGACAGATACGAGCTTTGGCATGATGCGCGATGAAGTGCATTGCGCGCGTTGCAATGCGCATTTGGGACATGTGTTCGATGATGGCCCCGATCCAACTGGCCTCCGCTATTGCATCAACTCCGCCTCTTTGGGGTTTCAAGCGAAATAG
- a CDS encoding TolC family protein, translating into MTRVVIISVVICYFNLNASGQTLTEFIKTALEKNYQIQILKNEEQIVSNSNTLGNAGFLPSFGIDGTAAYSLNNTEQGFADGSTRSGNNAQNVNGGAQAMIDYTLFDGFYVRAKRKQLGFLEELGKVNSKFYIEQTVSDIVMAHSQLIYEQQLLENYKQSMQISAYRLSIEKKRKEVGAGKGIDHAQALVDYQTDSIRYLAQQNAIQTLEIELNRILNNELESALTISEKEFEVNPLPSKDSLLKSVNGANQQLEQQRLNELIAETELRMAKADRYPSINLFAGYRYSESFAQVGFIQSNRNFGPTVGASISFNLYNGGKTNIAIKNSRVYAENATLSKQQINHNLDADVLKLYGQYVSILERITLAESNVSESQKVYAIAEEQLKRGAINGYDFRLTQLTLLESRLSLMQLQYTLKTIEINLNRIAGKVMEVYL; encoded by the coding sequence ATGACGCGCGTTGTAATTATTTCGGTGGTTATTTGTTATTTCAACCTCAACGCCTCGGGACAAACGCTGACCGAATTCATCAAAACGGCATTGGAGAAGAACTACCAAATTCAGATTTTGAAGAACGAGGAGCAGATTGTGTCCAACAGCAATACCTTGGGTAATGCAGGTTTTCTCCCTTCGTTCGGAATTGACGGAACGGCTGCCTACTCGCTCAACAATACCGAGCAAGGCTTTGCCGATGGATCTACACGAAGCGGAAATAATGCGCAAAACGTGAATGGGGGCGCGCAGGCAATGATTGATTACACCCTTTTTGATGGCTTTTATGTACGTGCCAAGCGCAAGCAACTGGGTTTTTTAGAAGAGTTGGGAAAGGTGAATTCCAAGTTCTACATAGAACAGACCGTTTCTGATATTGTGATGGCGCACAGCCAGTTGATTTACGAACAGCAGTTGCTAGAGAACTACAAGCAATCGATGCAAATCTCGGCCTATCGCCTTAGTATTGAGAAGAAACGGAAGGAAGTAGGCGCGGGGAAGGGCATTGACCATGCACAGGCATTGGTAGATTATCAGACCGATAGCATCCGTTATCTGGCGCAGCAGAATGCCATTCAAACCTTAGAAATTGAACTCAATCGCATTCTGAATAATGAACTGGAAAGCGCCTTGACCATCAGCGAAAAAGAGTTTGAGGTAAATCCCTTGCCAAGCAAAGACAGCCTACTGAAAAGTGTGAATGGCGCCAACCAGCAGTTAGAACAGCAGCGCCTGAATGAACTGATAGCCGAAACAGAATTGCGCATGGCTAAGGCCGATCGCTATCCGTCCATCAATCTGTTTGCAGGCTACAGATACAGCGAAAGTTTTGCGCAGGTAGGCTTCATCCAATCGAACAGAAACTTTGGACCAACCGTGGGCGCCAGCATCAGTTTCAACCTTTACAATGGTGGTAAGACCAACATTGCCATCAAGAATTCGCGGGTGTATGCCGAGAACGCCACGCTTTCTAAGCAGCAGATCAACCATAATCTCGATGCCGATGTACTGAAACTTTATGGGCAGTATGTCTCCATATTGGAACGCATTACCTTGGCTGAAAGCAATGTTTCTGAGAGCCAAAAGGTGTACGCCATTGCCGAAGAACAATTGAAACGGGGTGCCATCAATGGCTATGATTTCCGACTCACGCAACTCACACTTTTGGAAAGCCGACTAAGCCTCATGCAACTGCAATACACGCTCAAAACCATCGAAATAAACCTCAACAGAATCGCTGGGAAGGTGATGGAGGTTTATTTGTAG
- a CDS encoding efflux RND transporter periplasmic adaptor subunit, producing MNWIAGAFVLPAIVLLASCGDSGEAKDATGPKPTMKVDGFIATPQPFNNTVAVTAALQANEQVELMAPMSGQVMDIFFNEGEKVAEGQAIIRMDDRSWKAQLLGLNAELDAATKDLDRKKALLSIEGSTQEEIDGLVSKVETLRAQIQQLQVNVDLANVKAPFAGTLGLRNFSKGAYLKEGEVITVVTQLDRLKVDFSIAQEHRNSLKVGKVVRVVVANDTLEASIYAINPLVDASSRTISVRAMLKQSGQNTVMPGTFAEVLVATEFVEDALMVPTQAIVPEINDQTVFLYKNGKVERKTVQLGGRNADMVHVASGISKGDTLITTGLLQVKVGMDVTLQSIIK from the coding sequence ATGAATTGGATTGCTGGAGCTTTCGTACTTCCGGCCATAGTGCTGTTGGCTTCTTGCGGAGATAGTGGCGAAGCGAAAGACGCAACAGGTCCGAAACCCACGATGAAGGTTGACGGCTTTATTGCAACGCCACAACCATTTAATAATACGGTGGCCGTAACTGCAGCTTTGCAGGCCAACGAACAGGTAGAACTGATGGCGCCCATGTCGGGACAGGTGATGGACATCTTCTTCAACGAAGGAGAGAAAGTGGCTGAAGGACAGGCCATTATCCGAATGGACGATAGAAGCTGGAAAGCGCAATTGTTGGGTTTGAATGCCGAGTTGGATGCTGCCACCAAAGACCTCGACAGAAAGAAAGCCTTGCTGAGCATTGAAGGCAGCACGCAGGAAGAAATTGATGGTTTGGTGTCGAAGGTGGAGACTTTGCGTGCACAGATACAGCAGTTGCAGGTAAACGTAGATCTGGCCAATGTGAAAGCACCGTTTGCTGGCACTTTGGGGCTGCGCAACTTCAGTAAAGGCGCTTATTTGAAAGAAGGCGAGGTGATTACAGTTGTAACGCAATTAGACCGACTGAAGGTTGATTTCTCTATTGCGCAGGAACACCGAAACAGCCTGAAAGTGGGCAAAGTGGTGCGAGTTGTAGTTGCCAACGATACTTTGGAGGCCAGTATTTACGCCATCAATCCGTTGGTGGATGCCAGTTCACGCACCATCAGTGTTCGGGCCATGCTGAAGCAATCTGGTCAGAACACGGTAATGCCCGGAACCTTTGCCGAAGTGCTAGTGGCTACAGAGTTTGTAGAAGATGCACTGATGGTTCCTACGCAGGCCATTGTTCCAGAGATCAACGACCAAACGGTCTTCTTGTATAAGAACGGAAAAGTGGAGCGCAAGACGGTGCAGTTGGGCGGCCGCAATGCCGATATGGTACATGTAGCATCAGGCATTAGCAAAGGCGATACGCTTATTACAACTGGTCTTCTACAAGTGAAAGTAGGAATGGATGTCACGCTACAGTCCATCATCAAATAA
- a CDS encoding efflux RND transporter permease subunit, producing the protein MTLSEISIKRPVLATVFAIVVVLLGAVGYINLGVREYPSVDPPVVTITTNYIGANAEIIESQITEPLEEQINSVEGVKKISSISTDGRSTITVEFLPEMDLNNAANDVRDKASQATKNLPPDADPPIVNKADANAETILSITVQSDKRGLLELTQIGNNVFKERLQTIPGVSSIRIWGEKKYAMRLELDPAKMREFNIAPIDIQNALDAQNIELPSGRIEGTETELTVRTIGRLYTAEEFDQLIIGERNNTLIRLKDVGAARLGAESERTLLRGNGVKPMVGIALQPQPGSNYIDIVDEAFRRIEIMKKDLPEDIELNVAMDKTLSIRSAIREVEGTILLAFILVLMVIFFFLRNWRTTLIPITLIPIALIGSFGVLYAAGFSINILSLLGLVLATGLVVDDAIVVMENIYTKVEEGMHPMKAAFEGSREVFFAVIATSISLICVFLPIFFMPGLTGQLFQEFAMVVVGAIVISTFITLSLTPMMSSRILKKSKKENALMRLFGRMVQSTVDGYTRSLTAFMNHRWLAFPIFIVITVATYFVGSSLQSELAPMEDKSQLRIISTAPEGTSYEAMDNYQERLMQMLDTIPEKAFLLGVTSPTFRASTAANSSFVFMPLKQPGAREKSQSQLANEINGLLKNLTFAQSFVQQDPTIKSSAGGFGGLPVQFVVQAPDLDRLKQVLPQFMDRVAQSPKFTASTVDLKFSKPEITVTINRNKALLMGVSVIDIAKTLQTYLSEQRLGYFMKDGKQYYVITEAIKEKKDEPVDVKNITVRNSSGQMVTLENLVDIGYQSRPPSLLRYNRYTSATIQADPAPGFTIGDGIDEMRAIAKDLLDESFSTELAGSASDFAESSDSTLLIFIFALVLVYLTLAAQFESFRDPTIIMVTVPLALAGAIFTLWAFGQTLNIFSQIGMVVLVGIVTKNGILIVEFANQKRDAGMSLKEAAFEAAAQRFRPILMTSLSTVLGALPIALALGDSSSSRVPMGLSIIGGLIFSLLLTLYIIPALYSYMASKENIIVDEADFQ; encoded by the coding sequence ATGACATTATCAGAAATAAGTATAAAGAGACCCGTTCTCGCCACGGTATTTGCCATTGTGGTGGTGCTGTTGGGGGCCGTGGGCTACATCAACCTCGGTGTGCGCGAGTATCCGAGTGTCGATCCACCTGTTGTAACCATCACTACCAACTATATCGGTGCGAATGCCGAGATCATTGAATCGCAGATCACTGAGCCGCTGGAGGAACAGATCAATAGCGTAGAAGGGGTTAAGAAGATCAGCTCCATCAGCACAGATGGCAGAAGCACCATTACGGTGGAATTTCTACCAGAAATGGATTTGAACAATGCCGCCAACGATGTGCGCGACAAGGCTTCGCAGGCTACCAAAAACCTACCGCCCGATGCCGATCCGCCTATTGTGAATAAAGCCGATGCCAACGCAGAGACCATCCTTTCAATCACGGTGCAAAGCGATAAACGTGGTCTGTTGGAACTGACACAGATAGGAAACAACGTTTTCAAGGAACGGCTGCAAACCATTCCGGGAGTGAGTAGCATTCGTATTTGGGGCGAGAAGAAATACGCCATGCGTTTGGAGTTGGATCCAGCAAAGATGCGCGAGTTCAATATTGCGCCCATCGATATTCAGAATGCCTTGGATGCTCAGAATATCGAACTGCCATCGGGTAGGATAGAGGGTACAGAAACCGAACTTACTGTGCGGACCATTGGACGACTTTATACAGCAGAGGAGTTTGATCAACTTATCATCGGAGAACGAAATAACACGCTTATCCGCCTCAAAGATGTGGGTGCTGCGCGTTTGGGAGCCGAATCGGAACGCACGCTTTTGCGCGGAAATGGCGTAAAACCCATGGTAGGAATTGCCCTGCAACCGCAGCCAGGTTCTAACTACATCGATATTGTAGATGAAGCCTTCCGCAGGATTGAGATTATGAAGAAGGACCTGCCAGAAGACATTGAACTCAATGTGGCCATGGATAAAACGCTGAGCATCCGTTCGGCCATCCGCGAGGTGGAAGGAACCATCCTCTTGGCATTCATTCTGGTACTGATGGTCATCTTCTTTTTCCTTCGGAATTGGAGAACCACGCTCATTCCTATTACGCTTATTCCAATTGCACTTATTGGCAGTTTTGGCGTGTTATATGCCGCTGGTTTCTCCATCAACATTCTTTCCCTCTTGGGATTGGTGCTTGCCACAGGATTGGTTGTAGATGATGCCATTGTGGTAATGGAAAACATCTACACTAAAGTAGAGGAAGGTATGCACCCAATGAAGGCCGCTTTTGAAGGCTCGCGCGAAGTGTTCTTTGCGGTTATTGCTACGTCTATTTCACTTATTTGCGTGTTCCTGCCCATCTTCTTTATGCCGGGATTAACGGGGCAGTTGTTTCAGGAGTTTGCCATGGTAGTGGTGGGCGCCATTGTCATTTCCACCTTCATTACGCTCTCGCTTACGCCTATGATGAGTTCGCGGATTCTGAAAAAGAGTAAAAAGGAAAATGCGCTCATGCGCTTGTTTGGCCGAATGGTGCAATCTACGGTTGATGGCTACACCCGTTCGCTGACTGCATTTATGAATCATCGGTGGTTGGCCTTTCCCATCTTCATCGTCATTACGGTGGCCACTTACTTTGTAGGTTCCAGTCTGCAATCGGAGTTGGCGCCAATGGAAGATAAGAGCCAACTGCGCATCATTTCCACAGCACCAGAAGGAACCTCCTACGAGGCCATGGACAATTATCAGGAAAGACTGATGCAGATGTTGGACACCATTCCCGAAAAGGCATTCCTATTGGGCGTTACTTCACCTACATTCCGTGCTTCCACGGCTGCCAATTCATCCTTTGTTTTTATGCCCTTGAAACAACCGGGTGCTAGGGAGAAATCGCAAAGCCAGTTGGCCAACGAGATCAACGGATTATTGAAGAACTTGACCTTTGCCCAATCGTTTGTGCAGCAAGACCCGACCATCAAATCAAGCGCTGGAGGTTTTGGAGGATTACCTGTTCAGTTTGTGGTGCAGGCTCCTGATCTAGATAGATTGAAACAGGTGCTTCCACAGTTTATGGATCGCGTGGCACAAAGCCCAAAGTTTACTGCTTCTACGGTCGATCTAAAGTTCAGCAAACCTGAGATCACCGTTACCATCAATAGGAATAAAGCGTTGCTTATGGGCGTGAGTGTGATTGATATTGCAAAGACGCTTCAAACCTATTTGAGCGAACAACGACTTGGCTATTTTATGAAGGATGGCAAGCAGTATTATGTGATTACTGAGGCCATTAAGGAGAAGAAGGACGAACCTGTGGATGTGAAAAACATTACGGTGCGCAACAGCAGCGGACAAATGGTAACCCTCGAGAACTTGGTGGATATCGGCTATCAAAGTCGTCCGCCATCGTTGTTGCGTTACAATCGTTACACTTCGGCTACCATTCAGGCCGATCCTGCTCCAGGCTTCACCATAGGTGATGGTATTGACGAGATGCGTGCCATTGCCAAAGACCTGCTGGATGAGAGCTTTAGTACTGAGTTGGCTGGTAGTGCCTCCGACTTTGCAGAGAGTTCAGACAGCACGCTGCTCATCTTCATTTTCGCGTTGGTGTTGGTTTATCTCACCTTGGCGGCACAATTCGAAAGCTTCCGCGACCCAACCATCATCATGGTTACCGTGCCTTTAGCATTGGCTGGAGCCATTTTCACGCTTTGGGCATTTGGGCAAACCCTCAACATCTTCAGTCAGATCGGAATGGTGGTGCTGGTAGGAATTGTAACCAAGAATGGTATCCTGATTGTGGAATTTGCCAATCAGAAACGCGATGCTGGCATGTCCTTGAAAGAAGCCGCGTTTGAAGCCGCAGCGCAACGTTTCCGTCCCATTCTTATGACCAGCCTTAGTACCGTGCTTGGCGCCTTGCCCATTGCTTTGGCTTTAGGCGATTCATCCTCCAGTCGTGTACCAATGGGATTGTCAATTATTGGAGGATTGATTTTCTCCCTTTTACTCACACTTTACATCATTCCTGCGCTTTATTCTTACATGGCAAGCAAGGAGAACATTATCGTAGATGAAGCAGATTTTCAATAA
- the lpxA gene encoding acyl-ACP--UDP-N-acetylglucosamine O-acyltransferase, which yields MNQPLSFVHPQAKIADNVVIEPFVTIHKNVEIGQGTWIGSNVTIMEGARIGKNCRIFPGAVISAIPQDLKFDGEESFVEIGDNVTIRECATINRGTKASGKTVIGDNSMLMAYVHVAHDCVIGKGVILANACTLAGHIVIGDYAIIGGMSALHQFVRIGAHAILSGGALVGKDVPPYSKAARYPLSYSGVNSVGMKRRGFSVEKVREIQEIYRVLFLKHYNVTQALSQLEAEFPVTDERDEIIDFVRESKRGIMKGYQFLNGNGAK from the coding sequence ATGAATCAACCCTTATCCTTCGTTCATCCACAGGCTAAAATTGCAGACAATGTGGTCATCGAACCTTTTGTCACCATCCATAAGAATGTGGAGATCGGCCAAGGAACTTGGATCGGTTCCAACGTCACCATCATGGAAGGTGCACGGATCGGTAAGAACTGTAGGATCTTCCCTGGAGCTGTTATTTCGGCCATTCCTCAAGATCTGAAGTTCGATGGCGAAGAATCGTTCGTGGAAATTGGTGACAATGTCACCATCCGAGAATGTGCCACCATCAATAGAGGCACAAAAGCAAGTGGAAAGACGGTTATTGGAGATAATTCCATGCTGATGGCCTATGTGCATGTGGCACATGATTGCGTTATTGGTAAAGGTGTGATTTTGGCCAACGCCTGCACCCTTGCCGGACATATCGTGATAGGTGATTACGCGATCATTGGAGGCATGTCGGCATTGCATCAGTTTGTAAGGATTGGCGCACACGCCATTCTTTCAGGAGGCGCATTGGTCGGTAAAGATGTTCCGCCTTATAGCAAGGCAGCACGTTATCCGTTGAGCTATTCGGGTGTGAACAGCGTAGGCATGAAACGCAGAGGATTTTCTGTTGAGAAGGTTCGTGAGATCCAGGAGATCTACCGTGTGTTGTTCCTGAAACATTACAACGTAACGCAAGCGCTTTCTCAATTGGAGGCGGAATTCCCTGTAACCGATGAACGCGATGAGATCATTGATTTTGTACGCGAATCTAAACGTGGTATCATGAAAGGTTATCAGTTCTTGAACGGAAACGGAGCTAAATAA